The Polyodon spathula isolate WHYD16114869_AA chromosome 3, ASM1765450v1, whole genome shotgun sequence genome has a segment encoding these proteins:
- the gjc2 gene encoding gap junction protein gamma 2, producing MTNMSWSFLTRLLEEIHNHSTFVGKVWLTILIIFRIVLTAVGGESIYSDEQTKFTCNTKQPGCDNVCYDSFAPLSHVRFWVFQIIMISTPSIMYLGYAIHKIARSSEEERRRFKKFRKKPHAIKWKTTHTLDEVLEEEEEEPMIYEDTLEVHEMKPESKVQGREQQKHDGRRRIMQEGLMKIYVLQLLARAIFEVAFLGGQYLLYGFKVSPSYICAKNPCPHQVDCFVSRPTEKTIFLLIMYVVSCLCLLLNICEMFHLGIGSIRDIIRNRRNKGKHPSCSYPYPRNIPSSPPGYNLVVKSDKPNKIPNSLITHEQNLANVAQEQQCTSPDENIPSDLASLHRHLRVAQEQLDLAFQTYNSKSNAQPSRTSSPASGGTVVEQNRVNTAHEKQGARPKSSSEKAGSIIKDGKTSVWI from the coding sequence ATGACCAACATGAGCTGGAGCTTTCTCACCCGTCTTCTGGAAGAAATCCACAACCACTCCACCTTCGTGGGGAAAGTGTGGCTGACCATTCTTATCATCTTTCGTATTGTGCTGACAGCAGTCGGAGGGGAGTCCATCTACTCGGACGAACAGACCAAATTCACCTGCAACACCAAGCAACCTGGCTGCGACAATGTCTGCTATGATTCCTTCGCCCCCCTGTCCCACGTCCGGTTCTGGGTCTTTCAGATCATCATGATCTCAACACCTTCCATCATGTATCTGGGCTACGCCATCCACAAAATTGCCCGCTCAtctgaggaggagaggaggaggttCAAGAAGTTCCGGAAGAAGCCCCACGCCATCAAGTGGAAGACCACCCACACTCTGGACGAGGTGctggaagaggaagaggaggaaccCATGATCTATGAGGACACACTAGAGGTGCATGAGATGAAGCCAGAGAGCAAAGTGCAGGGCAGGGAACAGCAGAAGCACGACGGCAGGCGTAGAATCATGCAGGAAGGACTGATGAAGATTTATGTCCTCCAGCTTCTGGCCCGAGCTATTTTTGAAGTGGCTTTCCTCGGGGGCCAGTATCTTCTATATGGCTTCAAGGTCAGCCCATCATACATCTGCGCCAAGAACCCCTGCCCTCACCAGGTGGACTGCTTTGTATCCAGGCCCACGGAAAAGACCATCTTCCTCCTGATCATGTATGTGGTCAGCTGCTTGTGCCTGTTGCTGAATATCTGTGAGATGTTCCACTTGGGTATCGGCAGCATTCGGGACATCATTCGCAACAGGAGGAACAAGGGCAAGCACCCGTCCTGCAGCTATCCCTACCCCAGGAACATTCCTTCTTCGCCCCCTGGGTATAACCTGGTGGTCAAGTCGGATAAACCTAACAAGATCCCCAACAGTCTGATCACACACGAGCAGAATTTGGCTAATGTGGCACAAGAGCAGCAGTGCACCAGCCCAGATGAAAATATTCCCTCTGATCTGGCTAGCCTGCACAGGCACCTCAGAGTCGCCCAAGAGCAGTTGGACCTGGCCTTTCAGACTTACAACAGCAAAAGCAATGCACAGCCTTCAAGAACCAGCAGCCCGGCCTCTGG